CGCGCTGCTGGCCAGCGCCCTGGCGCCGAACCTGCCGTTGCTGGTGGTGGCGAGCTTCGCCGTGGGGCTGCTCGCAACGGTGGCCCAGGACATCGTGCCCGCCGTCGCAACGCTGGCCCCCTCCGCGCACCGGGGCAGCGCCGTTGGCACCGTGATGACCGGGCTGCTGCTCGGCATCCTGCTTTCGCGAGTGGTCAGCGGCACCGTGGCGGGCCAGTGGGGCTGGCGCTGGATGTTCGCGCTCGCCGCCGTGGGGATGGCGGGAGTGGCCGTACTGCTACGCTGGCGCCTGCCGCGCTTCGCGCCGACCACGTCGCTGCCCTACACCGCGCTGGTGGGCTCGCTGCTGACCCTGTGGCGGCGTCATTCGGCGCTGCGGCGCGCTGCCTTCGCGCAAGGTCTGCTGTCAGTAGCGTTCAGCGCGTTCTGGTCGACGCTGGCGGTGTGGCTGCACGCCGAACCGTTCCACCTGGGCAGTGCGGCGGCCGGCGCCTTCGGTCTGGCCGGCGCAGCCGGAGCGCTGGCCGCGCCGCTGGCCGGGCGGCTGTCCGACCGCCGAGGCCCGGGGGGCGTTGCCCGCCTTGGCGCGGTGCTGGTGCTCGGGTCGTTCGTCGCGCTGCTCGCGATGCCTTACCTTGGTCGCTCCGCCGCGCTGTGGCTCATCGGCCTGGCCGCGGTGGTCTTCGATCTCGGCGCGCAGACTTCGCTGATCGCGCACCAGACCATCGTCTACGGCCTCGACCCTGAAGCTCACAGCCGGCTCAATGCCAGCTTCTTCACCGTGGTCTTCATCGGCATGGCCAGCGGCTCGGTGTTGGGAGGCATCGTGCTCGAGCACGTCGGGGTGCAGGCGGTGTTCGGACTGGCTGCTGCCTCGGCGGCGGTGGCGCTGATGGTGCGCAGAGGGCAATGATTCCCCCCATGTTGACGGCTCCTCCGCGCCGCTTGCTCCGCACCGAGATGATAAGGAGGGGCGCGGATCGAGGAGGAGCACGGTGAGCGCCCATATCCCTGAAGGTGAAGTCCACCCCCCGAAGTCACATCCTCCCGAGGAACGAGCGGAAGCCTGGAGCAGCGCCGCGGAGGCCTATGATGACTTCGCCGAGGGAGCCACCCGCCACTTCGCCGAGGACGCGGTGCGCCTAGTGCGTTTACGCCCGGGCTCTCGCGTCCTCGACGTCGCCGCCGGCACGGGGGTCTTCACCTTCGCGGCCGCGCGCCGCGGCGCCGAGGTACTCGCCACGGACTTTTCCGCCGGGATGATCGAGGCGATCGGGCGCAAGTGCGCGGCTCAGGGACTCACCACGGTGAAGACCGCGGTCATGGACGGGCAGGCCCTCACGGTGGAGGACGCCTCCTTCGACGTCGCGGCATCCCTCTTTGGGCTCATGTTCTTCCCCGAGCACGACCGGGGTCTGAGGGAGTTGCTGCGCGTTCTGAAGCCCGGCGGACAAGCGGTGGTTACCACGTGGGCGCCGCCGAGCCGGGGAGAGATGTTCCGGCTCATTGGAAGCGCGGTGATGAAGGCTCTTCCCAACCTGCCCCCTCCGAGCAAGCCACCGCATTGGGCGGCGCTCGGGGATGCCGATGACCTGCGGCGGCGCTTGCTCTCCGTGGGGTTCGCACGGGCCCATGTGGTGTCGGTGACGCACGTGTGGACCTTCGAGAGCCCGGAGTGGTTGGAGCAACGCCTGTCCTCGATGTCGCCAGCGTCGGCCGGGCTCTTCGAGGCGATGAACGCCGCACAGCGGGAGACCTTCCGCCGGGCGCTCATCGATGATCTACGGGAGAGACAGGGCGAGGGCCCCTTCGCGGTGACCAATGAAGGGCTCATCGCGGTGGGCACGAAATCCTCCGGGACCTGAGTGTCAGATCCGCCGTCCGGAGGTCTCCTCTCAGGTCGCGGGATCGAGGACCACCGGCAGAGACAGGAGCCCGCGGAAGCCCACGTTGTCCGCCCACTCTGGCACGGCCCCTGGCGCCACCTGAATTCGTGGGAAGCGGCGCAGCAACGCAGCGAACGTCTCCTGTGCCTCCACGCGTGCCAGCGCCGCTCCCACGCAGTAGTGCGGGCCCATGCCGAAGCTCTGGTGTCGCAGCTCCTTGCGCCGCACGTCCAGCCGGTCCGGATTCGAGAACTGCACCGGATCCCGGTTCGCCGCCGCGATCATCAGCATCACCCGGTCCCCCTTCCGGAAGGTGTGGCCTCCGAGCTCCAGGTCCACGGCCGCCACGCGGTTCGTGAACTGCACCGGCGAGTCGTAGCGCAGCAGCTCCTCCACCGCGTCCGGCAGCAGCTCCGGCGCGCCCCGCAGCAGCTCCCACTGCTCTGGGTGGCGCAGCAGCGCCAGCAGCCCGTTGCCAATCAAGTTCGTGGTCGTCTCATGTCCCGCGAAGAGCACCAGGGTGCAGGTGGACAGCACCTCCTGTTCGCTCAGCAGGTTGCCGTGCTCCTCCGCCTGTACCAGCGCGCTCAACAGGTCACTGCCCGGCTGGGTTCGCCGCTGGGCGAGGAGCGGCCGGAAGTAGTCCTCGAATTCGAGGATGGCTCCCAATGCCCCCTCCACCTCCGCCAGCGTCGGACGGCCCGTGCCGATGAGGCTGGCCAGCTTGTCCGACCACTGCTTGAGCCGGTACCGGTCCTCCCGCGGCAACCCCAACATCTCGCCAATGACGATGACGGGCAGCGAGTTGGCAAGCTCGGAGATGACCTCCATTTGCTCCTTGCTCCTCCTCGCGTCCAGCAGCTCCTCCACCAGCGCCTGGATGCGGGGACGCAGCGCCTCCACCATGCGCGGCGTGAAGGCCTTGTTGATGAGCGAGCGCAGGCGCGTGTGCGAGGGCGCATCATGGAAGAGCAGCCAGGAGGCCATGTTGCGGTTCATCGGCGCCAGCTTCCGGACGACCTCCTCGGACATCCCCTGGGAGAACATGCCCGTGCGGACCGAGGACAGGCGCATGTCGCGGAAGCCCGCATTCACATCCGCGTGGCGCGTCACCACCCAGGCTCCCCATGGCTCGCTGAAGTGTACGGGCGCCTCCCGCAGCAGCCGGGCGTAGAAGGGGTAGGGGTTCTGCCTCCGCTCGGGGCTCAGCAGCCCGTAGGGATCGGTCACTTCCATCGGCATGCCCATCATGGTTCCTCGTGCAAGGGTTCACCGGCGCCTCGGGATGAAGAGGCGGACCCCGCGGATTCTCTTCCTAACGCTGTTGTATCCGACGTATTTCAGCTCGGCGGGAAGGCTCGTCCAACAAGTTCTGGGAGGTTCGGACCGACGGCGCCACGTCGGACAGTCTCGGGGAGCTCACGCTTCAATACTCATTGGAGGAGCAGGCCCGCGAGGAGCTCCCCGATGTGGTGGCGCGGGTGAAGGAGCGCTTCCCCCGGCTCCGCGTGCTTACCGTCAGGGACGCCGACTCCTTCGAGGAGACCGTCCATCTCGATGAATAGCGAGCGGCACTTCGCTATGCGATCAGGGGCTGGAGCCCTCGCAGGAGGTGGAGAGCGGCGTCGCGCGAAGGCAGGCCCGCCTGCTGGATCAATACGTCCTCCAACGCCTGTTCCGCCAAGAGGCGCTCCAACTCGTGGAACGCCTCGATGCGGGCGGTCCGCACGCGCTGGCGCTCCGCGGGAGTGAGCTGCTCCGCCGCCCAGGCATCCACGGCCCAGGCCAGCTCGGCATGGCGCAGCTCATCCTCGGCAATCCGGCCGAGCTCCTCTCGCACCTGCGCATCCTGGGCATGCCGCGCCTGCCAGGCGGCCACCACGGCGCCAAAGGTCTCCCGGACACAGCCCTCCCTCGCGTTCTCCAACACCATGTCCTCCAGCGAGCGCGAGGAGAACGGACGGAGCTCCACTTCGGGCACCGAAGCGCCGTGCCGCCGGGCCAGCGCCCCCGCGACGCGCGTGTGGCGGACCTCATCCCCCGCCGAGCGCCGCGCCGCGCGGACCAGCCCCTCGGGAGCACCGTGCGCCTTCAGCTCGTCCGCGAGCCGGAGGAAGGCGGGCACGGAGGCGGCCTCCATCCAGGCCACCTGGGCGAAGTGGGCGCCCAGGGCGCAATGCGCTTCCACTCGCGGCTCCAGGAGCCCCTCTGGCAAGCGTCCGTCCGAAGCACACCCCCCCGGACTGTAGTAGTGGCAGTAGGTCGTGGTGCTCACGCCCTGACCGCCATCCAGGTAGGTCGCTGGCGATGTTTGCACCTCGCAGCGCTCAGTGTTGGTCCACCTCCGCAGGCACACCTCCATGCAGTTCTCGTTCGTGGGCACTCCCCCATCCAACAAGGTCTCATAGGAGCCCCCACGTGCTGGGCCTCCGTCATACGGGATGCAGCCCCCGTCATCTCCGCTGGGACAGCCCGTGAGCGACAGCGCGGGGACGGCGACCAGCAGGCGGGCCACGGTCCGCCGGAGCCGGCGGTTTCGGGGAGGCAAGGAGTTCCGGCGGCTGTGCATGGCATCCTCTCGGCGTGCAGGGGGCTTCGGAAGGTGAGCCTACGGTAGGCGCAGTTGGACGAGGAGCTGGCGGAAGGGCTCCTGGATCGTCGCCACGTCGTAGTCGACAGTCCCTTGGTGTCGGACGGCGACCCAGAAGCTGCCCGCTTCGAGATCGCTGTCCGCCAGGAAGGGGGTGGCCTTGTTGCCCGTGAGGTCTCCCGCATAGTTGAAGAGGTAGCCCGGATCCGTCACCCGGCCGACCATGAGGCCCCCTCGGTTGTTCGGCCCGGCGAAGATCGGCCCCGAGGGCGCGGGGGCCAGGTAGCTGGCGCCCTGCCACAAGGGCAGCACCCTCGCGGTGATGTAGCGGCCGTCCTGGCCGTACTCGGCATAGTAGGTGCTGTTGCTGCCCTGTCCGGCGATGGGCCCTCCGCCCAGGTTGATCGAGTTCTGGAACGTTCTCCAGAGGGAGAGGGTTCGATCCCCGGTCTGGCTCACCGTCACGACGGTCGCATCCTGTACCGAGCGGGTGGCCACGACGTTGCTTCCATCGAAGCTCAATTGGAAGTCGTCATTGAGGACCACGGCGGCGCGCCCTGCCGCCAGGGAAGTCTGCCCATCGTTCGTCACGGTCTGGGTCTGCGCCAGCCCCCGCAGGGTGACGGTGCCCGTGGGGCTCCGGTAGACGAGCAGGGAGTATTCGGGGAAGCCCAGTCCGCCGAACCCGGAGAAGTTCGAGAGCACCGCGGCTGCCGCGTCGTCATCCCCCACCGTCCCGGTGTCAACGGCGAAGCTGGTGCCCTGAGGCAGCTCGGCGAGGCGCTCTATCCCCTGGAAGCTCCCATTGGCGTAGTGGGCGAGGATGAGCACGGGCGCGGTGTGGCTGCCCACCGTGCCGCTGGGGAAGTTGAACTCGCGGTTGGCCAGGAACATCGCGGACACGCTGCCGTCGGACCTGAAGCCCAGGGCTTCGGGCGTCGTGGGCAGCGCCGCGCCCCACACCCGCCCATCGCTCTCGCGCACCCCCAGCAGTTCCTGCGCGGAGGCTACCTCCACCACGCTGGGGCCCATGGGCAGCTTTCCGTTCGTGGTGGTGGCCGAGATCGCCACGCGTCCCCCCCGCGCCGCGAGCCGCTTCACCATCGAGCTGCCATCGGCGGCGCCCACCGGGAGCAGGGAGCTGACCGGCGACTCGCGGAACTTCACGGTCACCTGCTGGGAAGCGCCCGGGAAGATGTCCAACCAGCAGTACCCGTACAGGGCGAAGTACCCCGAGCCACACGTCAACTGCTCCCAAGCGTTGCCGGGCTCCGGCTCGAAGAAGAGCTGGTAGCGCGCGCCGATGGGGACCTCGACATTGCAAGTCTCCGTGCAGTTGATGGTCCCGTCGGACGAGCGGACCCGACCGCGGCCCCGGCCCTCGAGCTTGAGGGTGAGCGTGGTGCGCGCGGGTGTGCGCTGGGCCTCGGGCGGGCGGATGTAGACGCGGTTGCCGTCCCAGGCCGCGGCCACGGTCCCGTCGGCGCCTATGGCCGCCGAGGGGTTGTAGTAGGGCTCCGGGCTGTTGCCCTGACCAAAGGAGGGCTCCAGCGAGAGCAGCTCCGAGCGCAGGCTGCCGTCCGCGGCGAGCTCGGTCAGCGCGAGCGCCGGCTTGGCGGCCTTCTCGATCGCATGCACGACGCGCCAGGGCCCCTCGGGTCGCGTGATGATGCGCGGGTAGGCCATGGGTCCCATTTCGTGCAAGGCCCACGCGGTGCCGTCATACACGCCATAGATGCCTCTGCCGTTGATGACCCGGCCGCCCACGCCGCTCGCGTTGTCGCCGATCAGGCTGTAGGTGTAGACCACGTGGACGCGGCCGCTCGTGTCGGTGGTCACCCCGCCGCCGAAGCCCGTCATCACGGCCCTCGGCACGGGGATCAACTCGAAGCCCGACGCGCGCTCGTAGGCCAGCTGGTGGCTCGACTCCAGGAGCAGCACGAGCCGGCCCTCGCGATCCAGCGTGGCATCCGCCATTTGTCCCGCCAGGGGACTGCCATTGGCCAGGAGCGTGGGCACGAGGGTCCAGCCCCCCGCGTCCCGGCGGTAGAGTTCGATCACCCCGTTGGTGCGGCTCACCAGCAGCAGCGGCTGGCCGCCCTTCAGCAACAGGCGCATCTGGAACACGGGGTAGCCCTGGGGCGCGACCTGCTCCTCGGTCCAGTCTCCGCGCAGATCCAGCGGACGGTACCGGTAGAAGAGCAGGGCCTCCCGGCTGACGTCAGACGCAGAGAGGGACGCGTAGGCGAAGTGGACCGTGCGCTCGTCGGTGATCATCGCGGAGGAGCGGAACGAGGGCAGCGGGTCGAGGCCCGGGCCGCACGCGCTGGCGAAGTGGCTGTAGGTGGGCTGTGCGAACTTTCCCGGGGCGCACGTAGGGGGTTCCGGCCTGCCGAGCACGGAGCTGGCCGCGTGGACACCGCCCTGTGCGTCGACCGCCAGGGAGGTGGCCCCCGAGAAGTAGGTGTTGCAGATCTGCCCCGCCACGTCGAAGGAGCCGTGGGGCTGGGCCGAGGGGCACCGGGCGGAGAAGGAGAAGCTCCGGCTCCCCGTGGTGGAGTTGGTGGACTGGAGCCCCAGCGTGCGCTGGGCCTCGAGGGACACGATGCGCGTGCGCTGCTGGGTGCCGGGCGTCGCGTTGAGATCGCGGATGACCGTCTGGAGCAGCTCTCCGTCCTTCACCTCGAAGGTGGCGAGCTGGACGGGCTCCGACAGGAAGTTTCGGGGGCCTTGGTAGACGGCGGACACATCGCCCGTGGCCTCCTCGGGTTTGATGGGCAGCACCCGGGCGGCCTCCGCCTGGGGGACGAAGCCGAAGACGGTCACGTTCCCGCTCTGCGCATCGGTGTGCGTCCACCAGCCGTACAGATCCGACGGCTTCGCGTCCGAGGGATCGATGATCTCACTGCCGCCGTTGCAATCGCAGCCGCCAGCGGCGGTGACGAGCAGCAGGCCGAGAATGAGCGCGCAGAGGCGCTTCAATGAATGAGGATGGAAGGTAGGCACAGCCGCTCCTGAAGGCTCGACGTGTCAGGTCGACGTAGCACCGGGCACGAAAGACTGTCCACCGGAGGGGCCTGAAAGCACCGGGGCCGGAAACCGCTGTGTACTCAGCAGCTTCCAGCCCCGATGGAGTGGCCCTGACGGGGGTTGGACCCGTCGGAGCCGTGAATCCCTGCCGCGGACCTTAGAAGCGGCCGCCCAGCGTGAACGAGGCGTCGAAGAGGCCGCCCTGCGGGTTGCCCAGCGACACGTCGTTGGCGACGTTCTCATCCACCAGCAGTCGGTACGTGGCCCGCAAGCCCGCCGTCACCGCGCCGCTGTTGAACTCGATGCCCGCCGCCACCGGCACCTCTTCCACGATGTCCGAGTCGTAGAGCCCCGCGCCCCCGTCCACCGAGATGTACGAGACGCCCAGGCCCGCGCCCACGAAGGGCTTCACCTTCTCAAGGAGCGGCGGAGCCAGCTTCACCAGGCCCGTGCCGCCGTGCCGCGTGAACGAGGCATCCGGCAGCAGGTCATTGTTCACGTCGTTCTTCGAGCCGTCGTAGCCCAGCTCGAAGCCCAGGATGCGCGTGGGCTGCACGTTCACCGCCAGACCCCACGCGGGCCCCGTGCTCACGTCGTCCCCCAGGTCGCCCGTGTAGTCACTCACGCCGCCTTTGAGGAATACGTTGAGATCCCCCTGCTTGTTGTTGTTCTGGGCGACGGCTGTTCCCGCCACGCCCAACCCCAATGCCAGCGCCGCGATCTGGATCCCTCTCCGAATCATTCCAGCCTCCTTGTCGGGTGGTGCACTCAAGCTGGGCACTCGGCCGTCTCCGCGCGCCCTCCCAGGCAGGGAGGCAAGCGCTTGTCTGAACGCGTGTTCAGGAAGGGAAGTGTCGCCCCCGCAGGTCGGGCTGTGCTGGTCAGACGCTTAGGGTAATGTGTGGTCACTCGGTGCTGGCACTCGGTGGCCACCCCCTACCGGGTAGAGGAGACAGGCGAGTGCGGTGGTTGTTACCCGAGTCGGTGGATCAGCAGGTGGCTTCCCTTGCCGGGGAGCTGGGCCTTCACCCGCTGCCTGCCCGCATCCTCCTTCATCGCGGGTACAAAACCCCCGAGGCCGCCTCGGCCTTCCTCTCGGACAAGCTGGCCGACCTGCCGGATCCCTTCCGCATGAAGGGCATGGCCCCCGCCGTCGAGCGCCTCACCCGGGCGCTCCGCCAGGGCGAGAAGATCACCCTCTACGGTGACTATGACGTCGACGGGGTGTGCTCCACCTCGCTGCTGGCCCTGTTCCTGCGCGAGCTGGGCGCCCGACCCGCCACGTATATCCCACACCGGATCGGGGAGGGTTACGGCCTCAACATCCAGGCCGTGGAGCGCATCGCCTCCGAGGGAACCCGGGTGCTGGTGACGCTGGATTGTGGCGTCTCCGCCGTGGCCGAGATCTCCCGCGCGAGAGACTTGGGCGTCGACGTCGTCGTCGTGGATCACCACACGGTACCTGCCACGTTGCCTCCCGCCGTGGCCTTGCTCAACCCGCACCAGCCCGGCTGCGACTACCCCACCAAGACGCTGTGCGCCGCGGGCGTGGCCTTCAACCTCTGCATGGGCCTGCGCAAGCGCCTGCGCGAGGACGGCTTCTTCGCCACCCGCAAGGAGCCCAACCTCAAGGCCCTGATGGACCTGGTGGCCATGGCCACCGTGGCCGATGTGGTGCCCCTGACTGGCGCCAATCGAATCCTCGTCGCCCATGGGCTGCAGGAACTCACCGCTGCCCGCCGCCCCGGCGTTCGCGCCCTCAAGGAGGTCGCGGGCATGGAGCCGGAGGCCCCCGTCACCGCCGGTCAGGTGGGCTTCCGCCTCGGGCCTCGCATCAACGCCGCTGGCCGCCTGCATGACGCGTCGCTCGGGCTCCAGTTGCTCACCTCCGAGTCGACCGAGGAGGCCCGGCGCCTAGCGGGGGTGCTCGACAGCGCCAACTCCGAGCGCCAGGGCATCGAGAGCACCATTCTCACCGAGGCCCTCAAGCAGGCCGAGACCCGCAAGGACTCGCGCGGCTTCGTCCTCTACTCCGAGGGGTGGCACCCGGGCGTCATCGGCATCGTCGCCTCGCGCGTGGTGGAGCGCTTCCACCGCCCCACCGTCATGGTCGGTGTCACCGACGGGGTGGGGAAGGGCTCGGCGCGCAGCATCGAGGGCTTCCACTTGTTCGACGCGCTCAACGGGTGCTCGGACCTGTTCGTGCGCTTCGGCGGCCACAAGTACGCCGCTGGCCTCACCATCGAGGCGGACCGGCTGCCTGCCTTCCGCGAGGCCTTCGAGCGCATCGCCACCGAGCGCCTCACCCCCGAGGACCTGGTCCCCCGCTGCAAGGTGGACGCGGTGGTGACTCCCAGGGACCTGGACGAGCGCGCGGTGGAGGCGCTGCAGAAGCTGGGGCCCTTCGGCCAGGGCAACCCCGAGCCGGTGCTCGTGCTGCGCCGGCAGATGGCCCGCCCCCGCGTGCTGACGCCCAAGACGGGCTATGGCTCGGCCCATCTGAAGCTGGCTCTCGTGGATGCTCCCGAGGTGGACGCCATCGGCTTCGGCATGGGCGATCGGCTCTCGCTCGTCGAGGGGCCCGTGGACCTGGCCTTCCAGGTCGGCATGGATACCTTCCGGGGCCAGCGCCGCGTGTCCCTGCGGCTCAAGGACCTACGCATCGCCGCGTAAGTCCGTGCCTTCAGCGCGCCAGGCGCCGGGGGCCGATGACGCTCAGCAACTCGCGGATCTCGACGAGCGCATCATCCATTCGCTTGAGCCAGTGGAGCACCAGCGGGGAGGTCCTCGTGTCTCCGTGCTCGCTTCGAGGCAGGCGTTCGGGGGTGACCTGGGGAGGCTCGGTAGGCGCTAGCGCCGCACCGGATTGCTCGCCCTCGAGCGTCGCGGCCAGGCTGCGTGCGCTCTCCGCCAGTTGAACCTCCAACTGGTGGACCCGCTCCGCGTCTGCCTGGCGCCGTGAGCAGGCGTGGGCGAGCTGCCTCGCGAAGAAGACGACCGAGGCCAGGGCATGCACCAGCCGGAGCGTTTCCCGCTCCACCAGTGAGACACGTGTGCTGAGTGGGCGGGCGGCCTCGCGCACTTCGCGCAGCTTCGCGTCGATCTTCCGTACCCGCTCCACGATCGCGGCGCCCCCGTTCTGCCTGGGTAGGGTCGCGGCGGCATCGAGGAAGGAGGCGACGTCTCGTAAGGTCTCCGCGGCGGCCTTTCGGACGCGGACGCCCGTACGAGAGGGAAAGAGCACCACCGAGACCAGCGCGCCGAAGCCGGCGCCCACCAGCGTCTCCCAGAGCCGCAGGTACAGCAGGTCCGGGCTGTAGCGGCCCAGCAGGCTGTAGAGCGCCGCCATGAGCGTGGTGAGCCAGAAGGCCATCCACGCGTAGGAGACGCGCATCATGTAGAAGCTCAGGAAGACACAGCCGAAGATGAGCAGGAGTTCGAGGTTGGGGTGGCCGCTTACCGCCGTGGCCACGAGCAGGCCGGCCACCACGCCCACCACGGTCCCCAGGATGCGCTGCCACGCGTTCAGCAGGATGTCCCCCTGGGTGGAGGCGCGGTTGAAGACCACGAACGCGGCGATGACCGCCCAGTACCAGCGCGTGCTGGAGACCATGTGCCCCACGATGATGGCGAGCCCGGAGGCCACGGTCGCCTGGATGGCTTGACGGGTGCTGGGGTGGAGCCCCTCCAGGACGGGCTTCTCGCTCTCCTTTGGAGGTTGCTCGGTCGCGGCGGCCAGAGGCACACCGGAAGAGGAGCGCAGAGGCCGCGCGTATACGCGCTGGAACTCGACCAGCGCGGCTTCGACCGCGGTGGTGGCGGAAGCAGCGGGACCGGAAAGAGAAGGGGAGGGCGCGTGGTTGTCTCGCACCTGGCGCCGGGCCGTGGCCAGCTTCGCACGGAGGTTCTGGCAGTCCTCGGGCGAGAGGGTGTCCCAGTCCAGGAGCCTGTAGAGGGTGGACGCGAGCCGCTCAGCGGAGAGTTCCAGCTCGAGCAGGTGTTCTCGCAGCTCCTCCTTCCGGAGTCCGGGCGCGAGGGTGGCCGGGTCCGCCTGTTCGATGTTCCGTTCCACTTCCATCGCTCCATCGTGAAGCCGCCGCAGCGAGTGCCGGATGATCCACTCCCAGCGACGGCTGCCCGACACCTGGAGCGCGCTGGAGAGATCGGCCAGCAGCAAAGGGAGCGTGCGCCGGAAGATGGTGAACGTGCGGCGAAGGGAGGCGTTGGAGCCATCCGGGACGAGCCAGAACCGGACCGCATAGGCGATCGCGCCTCCGATGCCGATGCTGGCGAGCATCCAGGGAAGTTGCGCGACGCTCGCGTGGAAGAAGAGCGCGAAGAAGAAAGTCATGAAGGTGATCATCCCCAGCGCCATTCCACGAGGGCCGAAGCGCCGGGCGAACACCGCCAGGAAGATCACTCCCAGGAACAGGAGCGCGCTCGCCACCTCGTGCGCCGAGGACAAGGCGCCCAGGCACACCGCTACCGCGGCGACGAGCGGCATGCAGAGCTGGGTCACGCGCTGCTGAGGGAGCAGCGGGTCCTGCACGCTGATCGCCGCCATCATCCCCACGTTCACCCCCACCAGCCCGAGGGCGGTGGGTTGGTGGAGGAGCCGGCCCGCCACGGTGATCGCCCCGAGGCTCAGGCCCATCCCCAATACCGCGCGCAGTCCCATCTTCAGCCGGGCCAGGTCCGGGTCCGAGGCGACGAACCGGTTCCACCAATACGATGTGCGCAGGCCTTCACCCCGGAGCATCCGGTCCCTCCTCTGGCAGAGAAGGTGAGGATGGGCGCCCGTCCGTGCGTGCCCCCAAGGCCCGGCCGCAGGTCACAGGGCGAGGGGAGCGCCTGCTCACCGGCTTGCTTCACGGCCGACCCGACAGCGCATCAGGGGCGGGGCAGCTCGAAGTCGGCCCGAACGGCGGCGTGGTCCGAGCCCCCGAGCCCGCTGACCGCAGTGTCGCCGACCACCCGGAACGAGCCCGGCACGTACCGGCCCGCCGCGTCGCGGGCCTGGTAGAGGTGATCGATGGGCTCGCGCACACCCCGGTACCACACCGTTCCGGTCTCCTCCGGGGGGCGGTCGCTGGAGACGCGATGCAGCGCTCCGTCCTGCTCTAGCGCTTCGAGGGGCGCCGAGCCCGGAACGTCGTTGAGATCGCCTCCGAGCACCACGAGCGCGCCGGGCCGTTCGGCCGCCACGGCGGTGATGATCTCTCGCGCCGCCTCGGCCTCCGCATACCGGCGGCCGGGATCGTCGTCCACCTTGGAGCGGAAGTGCGAGGCGAAGACGATGGTCTCCGTGCCCTCCACGTCCAGGCGGACCTCGAGCAGCTCGCGGGAGAACCGCGTGGTCGTTCCATCCGGGCGCGTCAGTGGATGACTTGCCCGGTGGCTGCGCACCTCGCGCACGGGAAAGCGCGCCAGGACGGCCACGTCCACCGAGGCCGGCGTGCCCAGCTCGCCCAGCACCGCCGAGGAGAACCCCGGCAGTCGCGTCTGGATCGCGTCCAGGCACGGCTGGGTCTCCACCTCCGCGAGCAGCACCACGCCCGCCTTCAGCGAGGTGATGGCTCGGGCGAGCCTGTCGGCTTTCGAGGCGAAGGCCTCGGGCGAGGGCAGCTCCTCATAGGCCGTGCCTCCGCAGGTGCCCGACTGGCAGACGGTGTCGAAGAAGCGATGCACGTTGAAGGCGGCGATGCGCACCGTGCCAGCGGCGGGCG
Above is a genomic segment from Hyalangium ruber containing:
- a CDS encoding endonuclease/exonuclease/phosphatase family protein, translating into MSIHRAAALAPARLLLAWLLLLAGVAGCIQGQSFVEESPGGSVPPPSSSDGGPTPNPDGQEQEAPAAGTVRIAAFNVHRFFDTVCQSGTCGGTAYEELPSPEAFASKADRLARAITSLKAGVVLLAEVETQPCLDAIQTRLPGFSSAVLGELGTPASVDVAVLARFPVREVRSHRASHPLTRPDGTTTRFSRELLEVRLDVEGTETIVFASHFRSKVDDDPGRRYAEAEAAREIITAVAAERPGALVVLGGDLNDVPGSAPLEALEQDGALHRVSSDRPPEETGTVWYRGVREPIDHLYQARDAAGRYVPGSFRVVGDTAVSGLGGSDHAAVRADFELPRP